The following nucleotide sequence is from Desulfomonile tiedjei.
AAAACCCCAGAGATCCCATCGCAGCGACCCGGCCGTGAACGTGACCAAGCTCCTTATTCCTTTGTTGGGGGATGATGTGGCCCCGCGGTTCGACTTGGCTCCGGAGGCCCTTATAGCTGTGATCCACTCGGAAAGCGGACTGATCGAAGACAGAACCATCATCCTGCCTGAAGCCTCGGCCGAATCGCTTTGCCATCTGATCCTGGCGGAAAAGGTCGACACGGTGGTCTGCTGCGGAATAGAGGACGAGTATTATCAGTACCTTATTTGGAAAAAGCTGAAGGTGATCGATTCCGTGATGGGTCCCTACGTCCGTGTCCTTGATAAAGCAATGAAGGGGACCTTGAGCAGCGGAGACAATTTGCTCGGTTCCAGGACGTCATCCAAGAAATGAGCAGGAAACTTGGGGGGCATCTATCGGGAAAAACTCTTTTGTGGACTCGAATGTTCCCGGCAAGGTCTCCGGCCCGATTCACCAAAATTTGGCGGGCATGGCCCGCCCTACGATCAGACGCGCATCCTCCTCGTAGGGCGGGCGGTGCCCGCCTTCTCTCACAGGTATAGATTGGAGACTCGTTCCCAGGTTCTTCCTGGGAATGCTTTCCCGCAGGCGCCGCTTCCAAAAGTCACACCTTGGACATGCACATGATTCAGCCGCCGTCACCGCACTATGGTAGCGGCCGGGCGTCCCTGCCGGCCATTCCTGATGTCACTTCTTTGAACGCGCATTGGTCTTAGTGAGCCCGACTCAGCATTGTCCCGACGGA
It contains:
- a CDS encoding dinitrogenase iron-molybdenum cofactor biosynthesis protein, with the protein product MKKPQRSHRSDPAVNVTKLLIPLLGDDVAPRFDLAPEALIAVIHSESGLIEDRTIILPEASAESLCHLILAEKVDTVVCCGIEDEYYQYLIWKKLKVIDSVMGPYVRVLDKAMKGTLSSGDNLLGSRTSSKK